Below is a genomic region from Chthoniobacterales bacterium.
CAAGGTCTCCAGCATGCCCGCGTTCAGCGAAGAGCACGGCGGCAGCCTCACTCCGGAACAGATCGAGAAGCTCGTTGCCTTCATCCTTGAGAAGAAGAAGCCGATCGACGGTCCGCTCCCCGCCTACGCTGCCCCGGCCGGCAACGCCGCCGCCGGTCAGATCGCCTTCGAGACTTACTTCTCCAAGTTCCCCGGCATGACGGGCTATGGCTCGATCTCCGATCCTGCCTTCCTCGGCCTCGTCACTGACCAATACATCCGCACGCTGGTCATCGCCGGTCGCCCTGAACTCGGCCTGCCCGATTACCGCTCCCGCGTTCCCGGCAAGGCGATGTCCGACCAGGAAATCGCCGATGTCGTCGCATGGCTCATCTCCCAGCGCCGCAACGAGTTTGGCCAGCCGCTCACCACTACGAACCCGTAAACGTTTTTTCCGCAATGACACCCGAGACTCCCAAGGAAACCAAGACTGATGCCTGCTGCCAGACGGGCGACGTCGCGGTGGTAGACGCCCCGCCGCCCACGACGCGCCGCCATTTCCTTTTCCAGATCGGCATCGCCCTCAACGTCGTCGCCGGCGCGCTCATCACCGTTCCCATCCTCGGTTACGTGATGTCCGCCTTCGTCAAGAAGTTCGATCTCGAGTGGACGAATCTTGGCCCGATCAGCAACTTCCCCGAGGGCGAGATTCGCATCGCGAATTACGAGAACCCCTACCGCCGGCCGTGGGACGGTGAGACCGCGAGAATTCCCTGCTGGGTGCGCCACGTGCCCGGCGGCACCTTCCAGGTCTTCGCCATCAACTGCACCCACCTCGGCTGCCCGGTCCGCTGGTTCGCGGAATCGAAGCTCTTCATGTGCCCCTGCCACGGTGGCGCCTTCTACGAGAACGGCGACCACGCCGCCGGCCCGCCGCCCCGCCCGCTCTACACCTACGAATACCGGGTCAACGGCAGCAACCTCGAGATCAAGGCTGGCATTCTCCCGAATATCGGCAATCCCGGCAATCCCACCGAGAAAGTCAAAGGAGAAGCATGATCGCGAACGCGAAAAAGAAAATCACCGACGCCGCACTCGGAGCCTTCGGCTGGCTGGATGATCGCTTCCACGTCACCGAGATTTTCGAGCACACCGCCGGCCACCACATCCCGAAGAGCACCAGCAGCTGGTTCTACGTCTTCGGCAGCGCCACCCTGCTCTGCCTGATCATCCAGCTCATCACCGGCACGCTGCTCGCGATGGTTTACGTCCCCTCCGCGGACCAGGCCTACACGACGCTTACCTACCTGAACTACGACATCCCGCTCGGCTGGATGCTCCGCGCGATCCACTACTGGGGGTCGAACTTCATGGTCGCGATCATGCTGATCCACATGACGCAGGTTTACCTGTTTGGCGCCTACAAGTATCCTC
It encodes:
- a CDS encoding cytochrome c; the protein is MIRSRILSFTLCALAASALTACDGKLDVSALDSWMPGKPKREDAWKPETAITSGEEIFAQNCLGCHSIGGTPSPSIAMSDPLYLAVIPPEILKSIIANGIKVSSMPAFSEEHGGSLTPEQIEKLVAFILEKKKPIDGPLPAYAAPAGNAAAGQIAFETYFSKFPGMTGYGSISDPAFLGLVTDQYIRTLVIAGRPELGLPDYRSRVPGKAMSDQEIADVVAWLISQRRNEFGQPLTTTNP
- a CDS encoding Rieske (2Fe-2S) protein, whose protein sequence is MTPETPKETKTDACCQTGDVAVVDAPPPTTRRHFLFQIGIALNVVAGALITVPILGYVMSAFVKKFDLEWTNLGPISNFPEGEIRIANYENPYRRPWDGETARIPCWVRHVPGGTFQVFAINCTHLGCPVRWFAESKLFMCPCHGGAFYENGDHAAGPPPRPLYTYEYRVNGSNLEIKAGILPNIGNPGNPTEKVKGEA